One window of Amaranthus tricolor cultivar Red isolate AtriRed21 chromosome 13, ASM2621246v1, whole genome shotgun sequence genomic DNA carries:
- the LOC130798583 gene encoding myosin-binding protein 1-like, which yields MEHMATKGAFSIKVDSNLHGFAYALKTAACEWLLLFLLLLDAAFSYFLTKFAEYCELQLPCILCSRLDHILGKEKPDFYRNLLCSNHKLEISSLVSCHNHGKLVDVHEMCEECLLSFAKNVSSEETYRILVGKLGSDCFQKPLLSLNLGSSSLITKICSCCFKPWRSRPNVQKLVQSKPEPLVVSKPDIPIPKSPGLRSVNHLEGGRRRRRDRFSGSTTPLVHGSTDFDSLSHVGYTEVKISSDSDSDFPFSDDDDIISVPRNQRKDEFISQQGSKFIPKRQYDDVFPSVQFLKPISAISNHIVPNLEPEKGETTTPTCSVSNGDIRQGLGEIKWSQAIKKTGSAPSEFVSLDDIPLSSSAPKGSLAAPVGEGEKDSLSQKFSASDYSDFISHKPPLLSRNMQLSVRASKEKYIEIKEIGDKRHASAMNNWESIDLNSTSTDSINKDGAFLFTNSSSVGTRDHALDTPKDVKVSSPLSEQLGTRACNGIGPSEEPTSSKISDPQTDSSSTDKNHTVHADEHTNKPQKTESPSSDESQMPPKPPTMERSNSLESLEESVGEIEGESIVDKLRRQVEYDKELIRSLNKELDEERNAAAIAANQALAMITKLQEEKAALNMEALQYLRMMEEQAEYDVDALEKANDMIAEKEKEIQDLETELDYFRIKYPEDFPEMNKEILFEQDDAQGSYIEDLENEKS from the exons ATGGAACATATGGCTACAAAAGGAGCCTTCTCAATCAAAGTGGATAGTAATTTACATGGTTTTGCCTATGCATTGAAAACAGCTGCTTGTGAGTGGCTATTGCTGTTTCTTTTGCTACTTGACGCGGCCTTTTCGTATTTCTTAACAAAATTTGCCGAGTATTGTGAGTTGCAATTGCCTTGCATATTGTGCTCTAGGCTTGATCATATTTTGGGAAAAGAAAAGCCTGATTTCTATAGAAATCTTCTTTGTAGTAACCATAAATTGGAGATATCATCTTTGGTTTCGTGTCATAACCATGGTAAGCTTGTTGATGTTCATGAGATGTGTGAGGAGTGTCTATTGTCATTTGCAAAGAATGTATCAAGTGAGGAAACATACAGAATTTTAGTGGGTAAATTGGGTTCAGATTGTTTTCAAAAACCATTACTTAGTCTGAATTTGGGTTCTAGCTCTTTAATTACAAAGATTTGTTCTTGTTGTTTTAAGCCATGGAGATCTAGGCCAAATGTGCAAAAGCTGGTTCAGTCAAAACCAGAACCTTTAGTTGTTTCTAAACCTGATATCCCTATACCAAAATCACCTGGACTGAGATCTGTTAATCACCTAGAGGGtgggaggaggaggaggagggaTCGGTTTTCAGGGTCGACTACACCTCTTGTCCATGGAAGCACCGATTTTGATTCATTGTCTCATGTGGGATACACCGAGGTAAAGATCAGTTCAGACTCGGACTCAGATTTCCCATTTTCTGACGATGATGACATTATCTCTGTCCCTCGGAACCAAAGAAAGGATGAATTCATATCCCAACAGGGTTCTAAGTTCATCCCAAAGAGGCAATACGACGATGTTTTTCCTTCTGTACAATTCCTGAAACCAATATCTGCCATTAGCAATCATATTGTTCCGAATCTTGAGCCTGAAAAAGGTGAAACTACCACTCCAACATGTTCTGTATCTAATGGTGATATAAGGCAGGGTCTTGGTGAAATCAAGTGGTCACAAGCTATCAAGAAAACGGGTTCTGCACCATCCGAGTTTGTGTCATTGGATGATATTCCTCTCTCGTCTAGTGCTCCGAAGGGTTCACTTGCTGCACCAGTAGGTGAGGGTGAAAAAGATTCTCTATCACAGAAGTTTAGTGCTTCTGATTATTCAGATTTTATTTCTCATAAACCTCCTTTACTATCCAGAAATATGCAACTGTCTGTTAGAGCATCAAAGGAGAAGT ATATCGAAATTAAGGAAATTGGCGATAAGCGACATGCATCTGCCATGAATAATTGGGAATCCATTGATTTGAATAGCACCTCAACTGATTCTATAAATAAAGATGGTGCTTTCTTGTTTACTAATAGTTCTTCCGTTGGCACAAGAGACCATGCCTTGGATACTCCTAAAGACGTCAAAGTTTCGAGTCCCTTATCAGAACAACTTGGCACGAGAGCTTGTAATGGTATTGGACCATCTGAGGAACCAACTTCATCGAAAATATCAGACCCTCAAACAGATTCATCATCTACCGATAAAAATCACACTGTGCACGCTGATGAACACACTAACAAGCCACAAAAGACCGAGAGTCCTAGTTCCGATGAATCTCAGATGCCTCCAAAACCCCCAACAATGGAAAGGTCTAACTCCCTTGAATCGCTAGAAGAAAGCGTTGGGGAAATCGAAGGTGAAAGTATTGTTGATAAGTTGAGAAGACAGGTTGAATACGATAAGGAACTCATTAGAAGTCTGAATAAGGAGCtggatgaagaaagaaatgcAGCCGCCATTGCTGCTAATCAAGCCTTGGCTATGATTACTAAGTTGCAAGAGGAAAAGGCGGCTCTTAACATGGAGGCACTTCAATATCTGAGGATGATGGAAGAGCAAGCTGAGTACGATGTGGATGCGCTCGAAAAGGCTAACGACATGATTGCTGAAAAGGAGAAAGAAATACAAGACTTGGAAACCGAGCTTGATTATTTTAGAATAAAGTATCCAGAAGACTTTCcagaaatgaacaaggaaatttTGTTCGAACAGGATGATGCACAAGGTTCATACATTGAAGACCTTGAAAACGAGAAGTCTTAG